In Paenibacillus sonchi, the genomic stretch GTCAATTCCAAGGTCAAAGCCAATTTCGCCGAGCAGATGCCGGTGCTGAAGCTCCAGGGATTCGGCCAGTTTCACAGCTGTCGTTTTGGCCCGCTGCAGCACTTCGTCGGCTCTGGCCCCGAAGACGCGGCCGAGCGCCTGCTGCGGAGTGAGCAGCGCACCGCCGTTCTTGAGATGGGTGGTGACGCTGCCCCGGCCGGCTTTTTTGGCTCCGATACCGACGACAACCCATTGATTGCTGCCGTTCTTATGCATGTGAAAACGGAAGTCGATCGGGCAGCTGTCGATTTCAATGAGCCGGATGCCCTGCTGGACCACGTAGCTTTGCAGGCTATTGCCATGCCGGCTCCGCAGCATCCGCATCAGGCTGTCGAAGCTGGCAAAGCGCAGCAGCACGTTTTTGCCGTTCTTCCGGTAACGGGCGAAGTAGCCCTTCTTCTGGAGATAGGTCAGCCGGTATATCCCGTGTCCCAGGCTGCCGGCGGAAGGCTTATAATACACGAAATGATGGCGGTCGAGCATATCGCGCATCTCTTCCGGGCTCGGGTTGCTGCGCGTTTCGGGGACAAAACGATTAGCCACGCCGTCATTCTCCAGCATCCGGTAAATATCTGATTTATTGAAAAAGCTCCAGTTGAAATAAGGAATCTTCTTGCGTCCGAACCGTTCGCGAAGCTGGTTGATGTACGGTGAAGTCTCCGCTCTGCGGCTGGGGAGCCGGTTGTAGACAACATCCGGCAGCGGAACCAGCTTGCGCTCGAATTTGCCGCTTGCGTTCAGGAAATAGCCGTTGACCCGCTCCTGCTGCCAGTCAATATCACGCGGCATAAACGCAAAGATATAGCATTTGTTGCTGCCTTCGCGCAGCAGCTGCTTGATGAAGCCGGTACGGGAGCCAAAAGGGTTCCCCGGGGAAGACGGCCCGTCGGATAACACGCCGACAAGCGGACCAAGCTGAACTTCGTCATTTTGGAGGTTGCGGAGATAGACGCCTCCAGAGTTCGGAATTTTGATTGCGCTCTTCACTCCCGAAGCGAGGAACAGATGTTTCCCGGCACGTTTGATCGGCTTGATCGTTGCCGGAATCGC encodes the following:
- a CDS encoding YheC/YheD family protein, encoding MGLTFCNVHFTKQPQRVVYVSGELMKSLKLSGKKNIRLRLGKDAIPATIKPIKRAGKHLFLASGVKSAIKIPNSGGVYLRNLQNDEVQLGPLVGVLSDGPSSPGNPFGSRTGFIKQLLREGSNKCYIFAFMPRDIDWQQERVNGYFLNASGKFERKLVPLPDVVYNRLPSRRAETSPYINQLRERFGRKKIPYFNWSFFNKSDIYRMLENDGVANRFVPETRSNPSPEEMRDMLDRHHFVYYKPSAGSLGHGIYRLTYLQKKGYFARYRKNGKNVLLRFASFDSLMRMLRSRHGNSLQSYVVQQGIRLIEIDSCPIDFRFHMHKNGSNQWVVVGIGAKKAGRGSVTTHLKNGGALLTPQQALGRVFGARADEVLQRAKTTAVKLAESLELQHRHLLGEIGFDLGIDQDEDIWMFEANAKPGRSIFRHPSLRAEGKASIEHILEHCLYLSKFRRRDEL